A portion of the Clupea harengus chromosome 18, Ch_v2.0.2, whole genome shotgun sequence genome contains these proteins:
- the LOC105903084 gene encoding UDP-glucuronosyltransferase 1-2-like isoform X1, protein MLLLMYSEFIVPFAMGAPGKVLLPLLCALLLGAGGVHAGKILVFPEDGSHWVNMQVILRELGSRGHALTVVRSVRSWYIKENPALYTSVSVDPPAPEGFSADMFNALLQRSLQLQRMSSLRYFFEQQSDIVHTLQLFHGSALQMISTILDDAELTDRLREEHFDLMLTDPAFPAGVLLANYLELPLVYNVRWLNTGDAHMAIAPSPPSFVPMYNSLLPDQMGLWERARNLVRYMSSMIQEHYAILPIYSELIERHFPPGADLLSMQRRADIWLMRVDFIFDFPRPTMPNMVYIGGFQCRLSKPLPDDLEAFVQSSGDHGIIVMSLGAMIASLPKDISEAIAMAFAELPQKVVWRYIGERPSNLGSNTLLVNWLPQNDLLGHPKTRAFVAHGGTNGMYEAIYHGVPVVGLPLLFDQYDNLLRLQVRGGARVVKAATLTTATFKEALEDVIKNSSYRETMHKLSRLHKDRLVSPLDTATFWIEYVMRNKGAAHLRPESWDMPWYTYHSVDVVLLLLVLACLSVVVPVIACRLLGRAILKKSKVE, encoded by the exons ATGCTTCTGCTGATGTACAGCGAGTTcat agtGCCTTTTGCGATGGGTGCGCCAGGAAAAGTGTTGCTGCCTCTCCTCTGCGCTCTGCTCCTCGGCGCCGGTGGGGTGCACGCTGGGAAAATCCTGGTGTTCCCTGAGGACGGCAGCCACTGGGTCAACATGCAAGTGATCCTCAGAGAGCTTGGGTCCCGCGGCCACGCCTTGACCGTGGTGCGCTCCGTCAGGAGCTGGTACATCAAAGAGAACCCGGCCCTGTACACGTCCGTCAGTGTCGACCCACCGGCGCCGGAGGGCTTCAGTGCTGACATGTTTAACGCGCTGCTCCAGAGGTCGCTGCAGCTGCAGAGGATGTCTTCGCTGCGCTACTTCTTCGAGCAGCAGAGCGACATCGTGCACACGCTGCAGCTGTTCCACGGCAGCGCACTCCAGATGATCTCCACCATCCTCGACGACGCCGAGCTCACCGACAGGCTGCGCGAGGAGCACTTCGACCTGATGCTCACCGACCCGGCGTTCCCAGCCGGCGTGCTCCTGGCTAACTACCTGGAGCTGCCGCTAGTCTACAACGTTCGCTGGTTGAACACCGGGGACGCCCACATGGCCATCGCCCCGTCGCCGCCGTCCTTCGTGCCCATGTACAACTCCCTCCTCCCCGACCAGATGGGCCTGTGGGAGCGGGCGAGGAACCTGGTGCGCTACATGAGCAGCATGATCCAGGAACACTACGCCATCTTGCCCATCTACAGTGAGCTGATCGAGCGCCACTTCCCGCCGGGCGCCGACCTTCTCTCCATGCAACGTCGGGCCGACATCTGGCTCATGCGGGTGGATTTCATCTTCGACTTTCCCCGCCCAACCATGCCCAACATGGTGTACATCGGCGGCTTCCAGTGTCGGCTTTCGAAGCCTCTCCCTGACGACCTGGAGGCCTTTGTGCAAAGTTCCGGTGACCACGGCATCATTGTGATGTCCCTGGGTGCAATGATAGCCAGTCTGCCGAAAGATATATCTGAGGCCATTGCCATGGCCTTTGCCGAGCTCCCGCAGAAGGTCGTATGGAGGTACATTGGCGAGCGCCCATCAAATCTAGGCAGCAACACCCTGCTGGTGAACTGGTTACCCCAGAACGACCTCCTTGGTCACCCCAAAACCCGAGCCTTCGTGGCCCATGGAGGAACCAATGGCATGTATGAGGCCATCTACCACGGAGTCCCTGTCGTGGGCCTGCCCCTGCTGTTTGACCAGTACGACAACCTCCTTCGGCTCCAGGTGCGAGGTGGCGCTCGCGTGGTGAAAGCCGCCACTCTCACCACCGCCACCTTCAAGGAGGCGCTTGAGGACGTCATAAAGAACTCGTCCTACAGGGAGACGATGCATAAGCTCTCCCGCCTACACAAGGACCGCCTCGTCTCCCCGCTCGACACCGCCACCTTCTGGATTGAGTATGTCATGCGGAACAAGGGAGCAGCCCATCTGCGCCCCGAGTCCTGGGACATGCCCTGGTATACCTACCACAGTGTAGACGTGGTTCTGCTTCTCCTGGTTCTGGCTTGTCTCTCTGTGGTCGTTCCTGTCATTGCCTGCAGGCTGCTGGGGCGTGCGATTTTAAAGAAGAGTAaagtggagtag
- the LOC105903084 gene encoding UDP-glucuronosyltransferase 1-2-like isoform X2 gives MGAPGKVLLPLLCALLLGAGGVHAGKILVFPEDGSHWVNMQVILRELGSRGHALTVVRSVRSWYIKENPALYTSVSVDPPAPEGFSADMFNALLQRSLQLQRMSSLRYFFEQQSDIVHTLQLFHGSALQMISTILDDAELTDRLREEHFDLMLTDPAFPAGVLLANYLELPLVYNVRWLNTGDAHMAIAPSPPSFVPMYNSLLPDQMGLWERARNLVRYMSSMIQEHYAILPIYSELIERHFPPGADLLSMQRRADIWLMRVDFIFDFPRPTMPNMVYIGGFQCRLSKPLPDDLEAFVQSSGDHGIIVMSLGAMIASLPKDISEAIAMAFAELPQKVVWRYIGERPSNLGSNTLLVNWLPQNDLLGHPKTRAFVAHGGTNGMYEAIYHGVPVVGLPLLFDQYDNLLRLQVRGGARVVKAATLTTATFKEALEDVIKNSSYRETMHKLSRLHKDRLVSPLDTATFWIEYVMRNKGAAHLRPESWDMPWYTYHSVDVVLLLLVLACLSVVVPVIACRLLGRAILKKSKVE, from the coding sequence ATGGGTGCGCCAGGAAAAGTGTTGCTGCCTCTCCTCTGCGCTCTGCTCCTCGGCGCCGGTGGGGTGCACGCTGGGAAAATCCTGGTGTTCCCTGAGGACGGCAGCCACTGGGTCAACATGCAAGTGATCCTCAGAGAGCTTGGGTCCCGCGGCCACGCCTTGACCGTGGTGCGCTCCGTCAGGAGCTGGTACATCAAAGAGAACCCGGCCCTGTACACGTCCGTCAGTGTCGACCCACCGGCGCCGGAGGGCTTCAGTGCTGACATGTTTAACGCGCTGCTCCAGAGGTCGCTGCAGCTGCAGAGGATGTCTTCGCTGCGCTACTTCTTCGAGCAGCAGAGCGACATCGTGCACACGCTGCAGCTGTTCCACGGCAGCGCACTCCAGATGATCTCCACCATCCTCGACGACGCCGAGCTCACCGACAGGCTGCGCGAGGAGCACTTCGACCTGATGCTCACCGACCCGGCGTTCCCAGCCGGCGTGCTCCTGGCTAACTACCTGGAGCTGCCGCTAGTCTACAACGTTCGCTGGTTGAACACCGGGGACGCCCACATGGCCATCGCCCCGTCGCCGCCGTCCTTCGTGCCCATGTACAACTCCCTCCTCCCCGACCAGATGGGCCTGTGGGAGCGGGCGAGGAACCTGGTGCGCTACATGAGCAGCATGATCCAGGAACACTACGCCATCTTGCCCATCTACAGTGAGCTGATCGAGCGCCACTTCCCGCCGGGCGCCGACCTTCTCTCCATGCAACGTCGGGCCGACATCTGGCTCATGCGGGTGGATTTCATCTTCGACTTTCCCCGCCCAACCATGCCCAACATGGTGTACATCGGCGGCTTCCAGTGTCGGCTTTCGAAGCCTCTCCCTGACGACCTGGAGGCCTTTGTGCAAAGTTCCGGTGACCACGGCATCATTGTGATGTCCCTGGGTGCAATGATAGCCAGTCTGCCGAAAGATATATCTGAGGCCATTGCCATGGCCTTTGCCGAGCTCCCGCAGAAGGTCGTATGGAGGTACATTGGCGAGCGCCCATCAAATCTAGGCAGCAACACCCTGCTGGTGAACTGGTTACCCCAGAACGACCTCCTTGGTCACCCCAAAACCCGAGCCTTCGTGGCCCATGGAGGAACCAATGGCATGTATGAGGCCATCTACCACGGAGTCCCTGTCGTGGGCCTGCCCCTGCTGTTTGACCAGTACGACAACCTCCTTCGGCTCCAGGTGCGAGGTGGCGCTCGCGTGGTGAAAGCCGCCACTCTCACCACCGCCACCTTCAAGGAGGCGCTTGAGGACGTCATAAAGAACTCGTCCTACAGGGAGACGATGCATAAGCTCTCCCGCCTACACAAGGACCGCCTCGTCTCCCCGCTCGACACCGCCACCTTCTGGATTGAGTATGTCATGCGGAACAAGGGAGCAGCCCATCTGCGCCCCGAGTCCTGGGACATGCCCTGGTATACCTACCACAGTGTAGACGTGGTTCTGCTTCTCCTGGTTCTGGCTTGTCTCTCTGTGGTCGTTCCTGTCATTGCCTGCAGGCTGCTGGGGCGTGCGATTTTAAAGAAGAGTAaagtggagtag
- the si:dkey-165a24.9 gene encoding probable G-protein coupled receptor 132, translating to MLLNLTNGTCHIPLETDCDGLTYIYSLAFSLGLPANLLSLWGLYQLGRPGGGGCQLVYILNLLLSDLLQLLTLPLWILYLQRGHRWVYGLAACQLVGYVFYVNIYASVVFLCLIALDRCLAIVYPLSSRRFRKVRVAALSGVVVWTLTFLFCLNGLYPSVFEPERGLCLEQYPVSPRYAGFKIATVALGFLLPCCILGFTSARIGVTLRNSPSVSDHERRRIVGTLVVITVIFIVVFGPYHLVGGYRFVALLLSEDPCDLERSLYLCYRICYGLTSLNTLLDPLFYIFLCQNARLELRRSMPCLSKGQNHGKGVQVMSKVKMKVAGGGRSRQLDQSDSV from the exons ATGTTGCTAA ATTTGACCAACGGGACTTGCCACATCCCCCTGGAAACCGACTGTGATGGTTTGACCTACATCTACAGCCTGGCCTTCTCCCTGGGCCTGCCTGCCAACCTGCTCTCCCTGTGGGGACTGTACCAACTGGGCCGCCCTGGGGGAGGTGGCTGCCAGCTGGTGTACATCCTCAACCTGCTGCTGTCGgacctgctgcagctgctcaCCCTGCCGCTGTGGATCCTCTACCTGCAGAGGGGGCACCGATGGGTGTACGGCTTGGCCGCGTGCCAGCTGGTGGGCTACGTGTTTTACGTCAACATCTACGCCAGTGTGGTGTTCCTGTGTCTCATCGCACTGGACCGCTGCCTGGCCATCGTGTACCCGCTCAGCAGCAGGCGGTTCCGGAAGGTCCGGGTGGCGGCGCTGtcgggggtggtggtgtggacCCTGACGTTCCTGTTCTGTCTCAACGGGCTGTACCCGTCCGTGTTCGAGCCCGAGAGAGGCCTGTGCTTGGAGCAGTACCCCGTCAGCCCCAGATATGCTGGGTTCAAGATCGCCACGGTGGCCCTGGGGTTTCTTCTgccctgctgcattctggg ATTCACCTCTGCCAGGATCGGGGTCACCCTGCGCAACTCCCCGTCTGTCTCCGACCACGAGCGTCGCCGAATCGTGGGGACCCTCGTCGTCATCACTGTCATCTTCATCGTGGTCTTTGGGCCATACCACCTGGTGGGGGGTTACCGTTTCGTGGCCCTGCTGCTCTCGGAGGACCCGTGCGACCTCGAGCGCTCCCTCTACCTCTGCTACCGGATCTGCTACGGCCTCACCAGTCTCAACACCCTCCTGGACCCTCTCTTTTACATTTTCCTGTGTCAAAACGCCCGCCTCGAGCTCCGCCGGTCCATGCCCTGTCTGAGCAAGGGGCAGAACCATGGGAAAGGGGTCCAGGTCATGTCCAAGGTGAAGATGAAGGTCGCCGGCGGTGGACGCAGCAGACAGCTGGACCAGAGCGACAGCGTGTAG